A window of Streptomyces sp. NBC_01142 genomic DNA:
CTCCGTGGAATGGGGGTGCCGCCCTCACGGCAATCGCCGCGCAGCGTTGATCTCCCGCACCCGTGCCCGCAGCACCTCCCCCGGCGGAGCCGGCCGCACGTCCCCGGGTGGACAGTCCCACTCCTTGCCCCCGCCCGGCGGCCGGAGCTGGATGTACATACCCACATGCCCCATCACCTGTCCGAGGCGCCCGTCACGGGCGTCGACGGCGTACGTCCCCGTATCCGGCACCCCGTCCCCCGTCATGGCCTCAGCCCCTCGAGCGCGGCGGCCAGCCGCAAGGCCGTATCGAGGTTGCACCGCCCCAGATCCACCAGCGGATAGGGCGTGTCGCTCGCGAGCGACACCGGGTCGACCCGTAAGGACGGCAGAGTCACCGCCACCACACCCAGCCCGTCCCGCAGTTGGGACACCACCTCTTCCGCGGTCCGCAGCCGCTCCGCCGCTCGCACCACCATGATCAGGCACCTCCACGCTGAGTGTGTGCTTTCTCTACACAGAGTGGTCGAGTGCGGGCTAGCCTGGCCAGTAACGGACGCCCAACAACCCCATCTGTCCTAACCGGAGTTGACATATGCCCGGTCCCAAGGATCTGGATCCGTCGTCGTCCCCGCGCGCGCTGCTCGGCGCGGAACTGCGCCACGCCCGCGAAAATGCGGGCCTCACGCAGGAGGAACTCGGCAGACCGCTCTTCGTGAGCGGCTCGTTCATCGGCCAGTTGGAGGCCGGCACGAGACGGATGATGCCGGAATACGCCGCGCAGATAGACGAGATCCTGAGAACGAACGGGTTCTTCAGGCGGAACTGCACAGCGTCGAGCAGATCGAGGTATCCGGACCACTTCGCCGTGGCGGCGGAGGCGGAAGCGACCGCGACGACGATCAAGGAGTACGCGCCGCTGCTGATTCCCGGGCTGTTGCAGACGCAGGCTTACGCGAGAGCGATCTTCCGGGCGTATCAGCCGACGGCGACGGAGGACGTCATCGACGAACTCGTCGCGGCCAGACTGGAGCGTGCGCGTCTCCTCGACGATCCAACAACGCCGTTGTTGTGGGCGGTGCTGGACGAGGCGGTACTGCGACGCGAGGTCGGCGGCGCCGCGGAGATGGCGGAGGCGCTGCGCCGTGTGGCGGGGATGATCCGGCGTCATCGCGTCATCGTGCAGGTGCTGCCGTTCGAGGCAGGCGGTCACGCGGCACTAGAGGGCGGTCTCAAGCTGATGACCTTCTCCGACGGACCCCCGCTCGCCTACCTCCAAGGCCTGGGTACAGGTCAGTTGGAGGACGATCCGGCTACCGTCGCCCGCCACGAACTGACATACGATTTGGTCGGGGCCATGGCGCTGTCACCCAAGGAATCCCTGGCCCTGATCGGATCAGTGGCGGAGGATTACGCGCATGAAGATCAGCCCTGAGTACGACCTGACCACGGTGACCTGGCACAAGTCCAGCTACAGCGGGGGCAGCGGCGGCGACTGCCTGGAGGTCGCCACTTGGCGCAAGTCCACGCACAGCGACGGTAGCGGCGGCGACTGCCTCGAAGTCGCCGACGGCCACCCCGGCGTCGTCCCCGTCCGCGACTCGAAGAACCCCGACGGCCCGGCGCTCGTGTTCCGGACAGCCTCCTGGTCCACATTCGTCACGGACCTCAAGCACGGCTAGTTCCTTCGAGGGACGCCGAAGACCCGGTCCCCGGCTCCGGCCGCTCCGCCACGGACCGGGTCTTTACCGCGCGCACCACCAGGAAAACGGGCAGCGCGAACGGCGACAGCAGGATCGTTGCGACCAACAGCGGCCCCATCACCAGCGGATGGATCCCCAGCCGCCGCGCCTCGAGGAACATCCACTGACCGAGCAGCAGGTCCCAGGCGATGATCTGGGCCCAGACGGCCCCGGCGCCGTTGGCCAGGATCGCCAGATCCCGGAATCCGTCGATATCGGGGCTGCGTACGGCTGCCCACAGTTCGGGGAACACGGGGATCGCCATGGCGAAGTAGACGACCAGTACCGGGATGACGGTCAGTGGTGTGGCGGCGATCCGTGCCGTGACGCGCGCGTGCGGAGCGAGGATCAGCAGCAGCCAGATGGGTGCGGCGAGCCAGAAGGCCAGTTCGAAGAGGAAGCCGGTCATGCCACAAGCTCCTTGCCGTGGTCGACGTCTGTGACTGCGGATGCGGGAGGTGTGCGCAGCGCCATGAGTACGCCGACGGCGCAGCCGACCAGGATCACCGCGGCGGCGCCGAGCGTCGCGCCGTCCGGGTGGATCAGCGGCTGACCGCGCAGCGCCTGCCAGATGAGGAGGGCGAGCACGGCGGCGTACGTCCCCGAGGCCACCAGTACCAGTCGCAGCCGTATGCGCTCGTCGCGCAGTCGGGCGAACCGCGGCGCCAGGACGAGGAGCGCGAGCAGGAGAAAGGGGAGCACCTGTAGCGCGTGCATGCCGAAGAAGTGCGGGATGCGCAGATCGCCCCCGGTGGTCGACCAGCCGGTCAGCGGCATCGACGGCCCGCCGTCCGCCACGCCGACGCTGTGCGCCCCGATCACATCGGCGACGCCGGCTTCGGCCGCCTCCGCCTGCTCGGGCGTGGGCCGCGTCATCAGGAAGCCGATGCCCGCGCCGACCAGTGCGAGGACCGCACCGAGCCGTACCGCCCAGGCGGACGCCCGGTCGGCGATGCGCGCCCGGAACAGCAGCAGCGCGATGACCAGCGTGCCGGTCCACAGGACGACGACGGACGCGCCCATCACGTTGAACACGAGCGAGTCGAAGGGCGTTTCCTGGTTGAAGTGGCTGCGCTTGCCGCGGACCACCTGGCCGGTGATGGCGATCATCTCGATCAGACTCGCCCCGGCGACCACCGTGCCCGCCCACCATCCGGCCCGCCGGGCGCGGGTGAGCAGCGAGAGCATCCAGGCCAGGGCAAGCGAGAAGGCGACGAACGACACCGAGAACTTGAACGGCTTGGACCAGATCGGCGAGTCCACCAGGACCCGGTCGTCCACCACGATGCCGACGGCCGAGATCACGGCCAGCACGGCCATCGACGCCGCGAAGACCATCAGCGGCCGGTGCCAGGACATCCATGAGTTCGAGGTCCGCGAGGACATAGAGCTACCCCCAGAGCATTATGGATAGTGACACTCTCCGCTATCCGATAGTGGAACTATCTATGATGAGCGCGAGGCTGGCAAGTGCAGAGACCGGCCAAGGCGATGACCGAAGGTGAAGGGTGAACACGCGGTGCGCATCGGAGAGCTGAGTCGCAGGACCGGGGTTCCGGTGCCGACGATCAAGTACTACGTACGCGAGGGACTGCTCCCGGCAGGGCGGCTGACGAGCCCGAACCAGGCGAGCTACGACGACGCGCACGAGCGCAGGCTGCGGCTGATCCGCGCGCTGCTGGAGGTGGGCGGGCTCAAGGTGGCGGCCGTCGCGGCGGTCCTCGCGGCGATCGACGACCCCGGCAGGTCTGTGCACAAGGTGCTGGGCGCGGCTACGG
This region includes:
- a CDS encoding helix-turn-helix transcriptional regulator, with the protein product MPGPKDLDPSSSPRALLGAELRHARENAGLTQEELGRPLFVSGSFIGQLEAGTRRMMPEYAAQIDEILRTNGFFRRNCTASSRSRYPDHFAVAAEAEATATTIKEYAPLLIPGLLQTQAYARAIFRAYQPTATEDVIDELVAARLERARLLDDPTTPLLWAVLDEAVLRREVGGAAEMAEALRRVAGMIRRHRVIVQVLPFEAGGHAALEGGLKLMTFSDGPPLAYLQGLGTGQLEDDPATVARHELTYDLVGAMALSPKESLALIGSVAEDYAHEDQP
- a CDS encoding DUF397 domain-containing protein, with the protein product MKISPEYDLTTVTWHKSSYSGGSGGDCLEVATWRKSTHSDGSGGDCLEVADGHPGVVPVRDSKNPDGPALVFRTASWSTFVTDLKHG
- a CDS encoding ABA4-like family protein; the protein is MTGFLFELAFWLAAPIWLLLILAPHARVTARIAATPLTVIPVLVVYFAMAIPVFPELWAAVRSPDIDGFRDLAILANGAGAVWAQIIAWDLLLGQWMFLEARRLGIHPLVMGPLLVATILLSPFALPVFLVVRAVKTRSVAERPEPGTGSSASLEGTSRA